One part of the Phragmites australis chromosome 3, lpPhrAust1.1, whole genome shotgun sequence genome encodes these proteins:
- the LOC133911040 gene encoding nonsense-mediated mRNA decay protein 2-like, which translates to MAASAPHVAALAAAVLLFLPSLMAPAAAQPKGAKAFCISQFAIASQACSILPPSPPDEHDHHHHDDDDDDDDDHDDDDDEDHDDHDDHHDRGRRGHRAAAISISGLMAATNDSHGVVGNRTVGHHGNRTRGGHGRGRGRGRGRRGRLRDDNGDDDHHDTDDPDHDDDHHDDDDHHDTDDPDHDDDHEDDHDDDDDDDDDDDDDDEHHDEELRAYRDCCRWLKEVQKDCVCEALLRLPPFLVKPQHTYVVRVGRTCRIIYRCGGV; encoded by the coding sequence ATGGCGGCCTCGGCGCCTCACGTCGcggcgctcgccgccgccgtcctcctcttcctcccttcTCTGATGGCGCCTGCCGCGGCGCAGCCGAAGGGCGCCAAGGCGTTCTGCATCAGCCAGTTCGCCATCGCCAGCCAGGCTTGCTCCATCCTGCCGCCGAGTCCCCCGGATGAGCATGACCATCACCAccatgacgacgacgatgacgacgacgacgaccatgatgacgacgacgacgaagacCATGACGACCACGACGATCACCATGACCGTGGCCGTCGCGGCCACCGCGCGGCGGCGATCAGCATCTCGGGCCTGATGGCGGCGACCAATGACAGCCATGGCGTCGTGGGGAACCGCACCGTCGGCCACCACGGCAACCGAACCCGCGGCGGGCACGGGCGTGGGCGCGGTCGTGGGCGTGGCAGGCGTGGCCGTCTGAGGGACGACAATGGCGACGACGACCACCACGACACCGATGACCCTGACCACGACGACGATCATCATGACGACGACGACCATCACGACACCGACGACCCGGACCACGACGACGACCACGAAGACgaccatgatgatgatgacgacgatgacgatgacgatgacgacgacgacgagcaccACGACGAGGAGCTCCGGGCGTACCGCGACTGCTGCCGGTGGCTGAAGGAGGTGCAAAAGGACTGCGTCTGCGAGGCGCTGCTGCGGCTGCCGCCATTCCTCGTCAAGCCGCAGCATACGTA